The nucleotide sequence GAGACTCGTTTACTTTAACACTCATAACATTCTGTATTTGTAGAATAATCCCTCCCAATCCCATATGGATCTTTGCTTTCAGTCTTAATGCATTGATTATTATATGTTAATTCATCATGCGATTGCAAGCCCTAATACATcattgtttatgaaataattaattaataaatgtaGTGCTAATCAACTGTGCTAGTGGTGGTCCTTGCAGAGTAAGATTCATTGATGGAATTGGACTCACTGTCCTATAGAAAGTGGACGGTGTTGTTTCAAATGGAATCAAACCATGCCGGCTTTCTCTCCCTTCCTTTAGGCTCCAATCTATAATTCATTTGACATTGTTGTAAATCTGTGAAGAGACTTATCTACATCTAATACTCCATATGGCGTCACAAATTCAGCGGCCCAATAGTGCGATTAGATGGTGTCGTGTGATTCGTACAAAATATCACATATCGCAATAGTATATGTAGACAAGTAACTTATATCTTCGACGAGGTATTTAAGCTCATCGCACTTAAGCAATGATGAACAATACCATcatattattttgtcattagatgtgtttaaattttaaaatatatattgtaCGAATATTAAATCATACACTCGCTTACAATCAACACAATGGTCTCTAACAGCTATGCCTGCATTTGCAGACGACACATTCTCTTCCAATACTTATGCATTGATATGaattattagtatttttttacaaaaattaaagcaaGTAAGGAGAGCTTGTAGCTGTAGGAGGCAGGCTTTAACCTGCCAAGTGCAATGATAAATCATAAAgcaaaattaccaaaaaaaaaaatcataaagctATTTGGAAGTCTGTCTCAAGTGATTCATCCTTCATCAAAAACATTTGCAGTCAACCACCACATGCAACAAGACCTACCCATATGACTCTTGTTCGTCAACTTTTCTACACATTTAGCTAAAACCTTCCTCTGTGCTTGCATTACATCCAGCTTTCTGTTCAAGTACTGTCTTCTTGCTTTTCATCTTTTCCTTCAAGACCTTGAATTAAGTACAAGTCATCACTTTGACATCATTTTCACACAACTTCAACATTTATTGATCACACTACTAATTGCCTATTTAGTAAGAGTTTCGTATACATAGATAGAATTCAACTTTGTTTATTACATCAATCGTCAACAACGTGATTAGTAAATATGGTATAGATAATTGATTAGATATTGACCACATAACCGGTATGAGTTATGCATACATGCATACACAAGTTGAACACATCATCTCTGTTATTTAGATATGTCTTCAACAATGTGTTCAGTAAATATAGTGACTAATCACATACTGACCATTTTTCTATGACAAGAGTCCCACGTACAATTGGAATGCACTTGTCTAAATCCCACGTACAATTGGAATGCCCTTGTGTTATTAGGTTAATCTTCAACAACGTGGCCAACAAATATGATATAGATAGCGTTAATTTTGGAGTATGAGAGCAAACAATAAAGGCATAAAataccaaaaacaaaagcacaaatatTTAGCTCAATAGCTTTCGATGAATTTCAAGTTCAAAATACCACCACCTACCCAACTAATGGAATTGAACAAAAGGCTATATATGGTTATAGACCCAAATATTACCCTTTCATTTGACACTTAGAGATCCATATGGTATTAATCATACATACCTTAACCACCAAGTATAATTAACCAATTTAGTAAATAATTATAAGAACTGAAAATTAATGGGTGACACTTAAAGATCCATATGGTATTAATCTCCCTTTGGTATGCAAAAGTCAATATAtgattaatttgcatgcttTGTAGGGATACGCATGCCTTAAAAGTCTCTCTCAATTAGGAGAGCCATATGATCCGGGCAGATCAGGCCACTGCTTTGGGTTCAGAGATGGGCCGCCGCCGCTGCTGctggtagtggtggtggtggtggtggtggtggtggtgatgggatTGTTATGGCCCATGGTCCACAAAGCGCTGTCCGAGGCTGCtgctgcagaagaagaagaaggattcaCAGATGATCTGTTGACGACGCTCTGGGGGGCCCACAGATCATGCTCAGATGGGTACAGAGCAGCTTGATCCAACAGACTGTTGCTCCTAGCGCCGCTCACCTGAAAAAACTGCTGACGCTGCTGCGGCTGCAACGCCACCATAGGAACTGAGAGATTGAACCCCTGCAGCAGGCTCATGTTCGAGGCAGGATCATGACCGCCCCCAACATTGAACGGCTGAGATTGACTCAGAGATTGAAGCCCTGCAAAAGATGACAAGTACCCATGAGAAGAACCAGGGTAGTACTGATGGTGAATAGCCAATCCACCGCTCGGGTTGGCCGTAGACATCCCCACGGACCCGCCGCCAATTCCCAAATTGTTCTGCATGTCCTGCTCTTTCTGTGATGGCTGCGGCTGCACGGTCCGAGATGCTGACGCCGAGGAGGAACCCCCCTTGGCGCGCTTCCCCTTCCGGCATCCGCCGCCGACGGGAACGTTCCTGAGGGTCCCTCCCTGAGTCCAGTACCTCCTACACGCCTTGCAAAAGTACCGTGGCTGAGAGAGACTGTAGTTGTTGTAGTAGCAGAACTTGGTGTTCATGGACTGGCACCGCGGGCACCCGTGCGGCTGCTGGTTCTGCTGCTCCGCCGCCTTCAACCGCTGATCCTGGTTCTGCTGCTCCTTCTGCTCACCCCCCTCCTGCTGCTGTTGCTGCATGTTGCTTTCTCTCTTGTGATGGTCTGAAATTGTTTGATGGATTGATGTGGGGCTTCAAGCGACATGCAGAGGTTTATAAAGAGGAGGAAATTGTATCATTGTGAGGGTGTGCTAAACGTGTCCGTAGCTAGTCCTAGATAATCTACTCTCGAGTCTCGACACCCAAAACTGCCAAAACTAACGGCGATCGTTATCGTTATCTTGCTCTCTCTCTGCATGCCGGGTGTTCCTTCCTTCTTGTTCCCACCCACCAACCAGGGTTACATCCAAACCCATCGGCCATTCACTTCATCATTCACATTGAATAATGAAACAATTAAAGCCCAAGTGATAATTGAAATTTGTGGAAAATCTGGTCTTGAAATCGAGCGATATCCGCGAGGATTTCTTTTTCACCTTCTAGAAACGGTGTCAGAGTTTGAGACGAATCGGTTTGACTTGCTGCTTCTTTTTTCTGGAATTTTGGACGGGTGGCGGATATgcagaaaacccagaaaaaggagAGGGGgagaggagagggagggagaggttGTAGTAATCTGTGGGAGCTAGAGACAATACCGGAAACGATTTTCCGTCACATAACAGCATCTATCTCACCAACCCAGCTCAGAAAAAGTTAGAACTGATCAAAAATTCCCAGTCCATTTGCTTTTGATCCATCAAATACAGGAAACCCAGTACAGAAAAATTCAGCCTTTACCGGAAAACGGTCCAAAGTGTCGGCCTTTCCGTTCCGATATGCTAAAACTTTCAGACCCAATGATAAATATCACCACACAAAAAAAACCGCAGAAATATTATGAGAAGAAAAAGATGAGAGTTTTAGCTGTATTGGGTTTTTAGATATATGCAGGTGTAGGGGTAGGAGATGGACCACAGGAACAGGGGAATAAGAGAGACCAGAGCCTGCAGAGGCGGCAGGTAAGGGCGGAAGAGGGTGGCTACTGGCTAGTGGCGGTCGTCAATGGGTTTTTGGCTGCTGTGTCAGACACTCAGACTTCAGCAACTActgtttcttctctctctcctctctgtctctctcttctGCCGATCTTACTGCAATCATACATTACTCTCGAGTCTTGTATACACAACAATTTTCCATTTccttatttaaaattttattttgtggtGTTTTTGTTGGAAGAGTACATATCCTCTTCAGatcaaaaaaaatgaaacttaaAATATCAAATGATTCGGAccgttaaaatttaatttaacggTTACAAACAATAGATTAttataaaagttataataattgtagctgtttgatcaaatttcaatggttcgGATCATTTGATCTTTAAACTCTGTTTTTTAAAATCATGAGAGAATCTGTACTCTTGTTGGACAGATTTCTTCTCTTCTATGTTCTATATGACATCACCATGCTAATTAGGGACTAAAATTCTCTCGTCTCTTCTTTCCGTCTCTTTCCACAGAGGGGAGAGAATCATTCTCCGCTAATTGGACGCCAATTCTATTCATAATGACAATCGTGTCCCCATTGATAAGAACATTTCCACggtgactctctctctctctctctctctctctctctctctctctctctctctctctctctctctcatattttCTTGTATAACACTCAAAGTGTTGGATTAGTCAAAGTCCATTGTCATTCTTCAACAAACTAACTTTGTCCAGAAGAATTCGAATTTGGTTGTaacctatattttttttatacaagtaaTAGTCTATgttaaatttatctaaaatacgaattaaaaaaaattaaatttgagtaTAGAAGAACAAAAATACTGCTCTATTTCTCGTTTAAGAATAAAAATGTATGTTTGTGCTATTAAAAAAACAGATGGTTCAGAGCGCTAACGAGGCTCACAACAGAGAACGAAGGTTGACCACATTGTCATTGCTAGTCCACTTTCTGTAAAAATATCGTTTggtcaaaaagaaaaatactaagGCAAAGTTATAAAATATACATttgaaaagcaaagaaaaaacgAAAAGATGAAAACATTAATGCCACTTCAAACATACCACCTCTGATTTACTAACTACAAGTCTTCAAGTACcaaacattcagcttcaactCCTTCCATGATATGCAATGCAACTACTGAGCAAAGTTTCCTTCTCGAAAACATCACTATTTCTTCACATCATCTTCAGGCCTCCGAATCCGCCTCCTAACATCCACAACATTCCCCTTCTCATCCAATatctccaccaccatcacaTCCTCATCCAGAACGTCCACAACATTCTCCTCCGCGGCCACCTCATCGTCTTCAGGCTTCCTAATCCGCCTCGTAACATCCACAACGTTCCCCTCCTCATCCAATATTTCCACCACCTCCACACCGTCATCCAAAACCCCCACAACATTCTCCTCCACCGCCAGCTCATCGTCAGAGTCCGATGAAGTCCCTGTTAGGAAagtcggtactacaagatagagaatgcacaaggtaaagtagaaaatggacactaagaatttatgtggttcggcaatttatgcctacgtccaccaAATAAGGatcactatatgaaaaagatgagtacaacaagagtagtcttaccaagccaaagacaaggcttgatggatacaagaaagtatgacacacactttctatcactctaaacttcactcacacacaatgtgtagtggaatACTCTCACTCTCAAACTTGAAGTGGAACAACTCTTATAAccctcactcttggagtggaacacTCTTACTTCGGTTTTTCACACACACATTGATACATACATGCACCCCTATTTATATTTGAGTTTTGCCGACTTGCCCACCGACTTAGGCTTGCATGACAGCCTCAATATTTAGCTAGAACTTTCTAGCTTATGCATGGACTCCACCGACATGCATATTAGAACCAGATTTTTCTAGGTATTTGATAAGATGCTAGAGTTTTCTAGCATCCATCCTTTATGATGGGCTGATTCTTTAATGTCTTTCATCATGGGCTGGACCCATGGTATACCAACAATCTCCCCCTCCAGTCCATGAGGGAGGAATTCCGATCATGACTCCAAGTTACCTGGAGTCCATCCCAGCAGCCTTAATGCAAAATTCcaactttgattttgtgactactTTTGTCAACATGTCTGAAGAATTATTATTGGTATGAATCTTCTTCAACTGTAGCAACTTGTTCTCGATAGCATCTCTAATCCAGTGATAACGAATATCAATGTGCTTAGTGCGTGAATGATATGTAGTGTTCTTGCTCAAATCCagagcactctgactatcacaataaaTGCCATAATCACTTTGCTTCAAACCCAACTCTTGGAGAAACTGCTTCAGCCACAACAACTCCTTGCATGCTTCTGTAGCGGCTATGTATTCAGCCTCGGTTGTGGACAAAGCAACACACTTTTGCAACTTGGATTGCCAAGACACGGCTCCCCCGGCAAAAGTGAACAAGTACCCAGATGTAGATTTTCTACCATCCAGGTCACCTCCCATGTCAGCATCTGTGAATCCTTCCAAGATTGGTTTGGAACCACCAAAGCACAAGCACATCTTAGAAGTCCCTTTCAAATATCTGAGAATCCACTTAACGGCTTCCCAGTGGTCCTTCCCTGGATTAGAGAGAAACCTGCTCACCACAcctactgcatgagcaatatctggTCGTGTGCAcaccattgcatacatgataCTTCCTACTGCTGAAGAGTAGGGAACAACtgccattttctccttttcttcataTGTTTTTGGACACGACTCTTTGCTCAACTTGATATGATTGGCTAAAGGTGAGCTTACCGGTTTGGCTGCTTTCATGTTGAACCTTTCAAGCACCCgttcaacatacttttcttGTGACAGCCACAACTTCTTGGATTTTCTGTCACGAATTATCTCCATGCCCAAAATCTGCTTGGCTGGCCCTAAGTCCTTCATGTCAAAGAACTTAGATAACTCTTCTTTGAGCTTTTTAATCATAGAAGCATCTTGTCCGACAATcaacatgtcatcaacataaagcaataagatgatGAATGTACCTCCAGAAAATTGTTTGATATAGACACAAGAGTCAGCATGAGTTCTCTTGTACCCATTACTCACCATGAATGAGTTGAACTTCTTATTCCACTGTCTCGGAGCctgcttaagaccatataagctTTTCTTGAGCTTGCACACCAAATTTTCTTTACCTTTAACTTCAAAGCCTTTGGGTTGCTCCATGTATATCTCCTCTTCTAAATTGCCATGGAGAAATGCAGTTTTAACATCTAACTGCTCGAGCTCAAGATCCATGCTTGCTGCCATACCAAGGATAACTCGAATGGAAGTCATCTTCACCACCGGTGAGAAAATCTCATCAAAGTCAACtcctttcttttgaccaaaacctttgacaaccaaacgagccttgtaccttgtcatgttgtcgtctcttttcaatttgaacacccacttgtttttcaatgctTTCCTGCCCTTTGGAAGCTCCACCAGCTCATAGGTATCATTCTTTGATAAGGAATCCATCTCCGACTCCATTGCCTTCATCCATTTGTCACTGTCGTTATGAGCTCTGGCCTCCTCATATGTTTCGGGCTCTCCATAATTAGTCAACATGATATACTCTGATGAAGAATACTTGGTAGACGGTCTTCGACTTCTGATGGATCTTCTGACCTGATCTTCATTCTCTTGTAGGGCTGGAGGCTCCCCCTGATTGGGTTCTCCTTGAATCTGCTCTTCTTGACTAGGCTCCCCCTGATCAGCAATCTCATGGTCTGGCACATCTTGATCAGGCTCCCCCTGATCAGCATTATCTGGTTCTGCAGGCACTTCATTGGCAGCTGCTTCAGGGATGTCATCGTGACTTTCTTCATCTGAAGCTAATGGATCAACTCCTCTGTCTGCGCCATCTGGTTGTGCTTCTTTATCCGAATCCCCAATTGTTTGATCTTCATAAAAGACCACGTCTCTACTTCGGATAAACTTCTTCTGGTATGGGTCCCATAATCTGTAACCAAAATCTTCATTGCCATAACCAAGAAAGATGCACGGTGTAGCTTTGTAGTCTAACTTCGATCTCTGCTCTTTGGGCACATGCACAAAAGCTTTGCAGCCAAACACCTTCAGATGAGAGTAAGACACATCATTACCAGTCCATACTCTCTCCGGAACATCAAGACCTAATGGTACTGATGGAGATCGGTTAATCAAATAGCAGGATGTCCTTACAGCTTCACCCCAGAACTGCTTAGATAACTTTGCAGTCCTCAGCATACACCTGACTTTCTCCATGATGGTTCGGTTCATTCTTTCAGCAACACCGTTATGTTGTGGAGTTCCAGGAACTGTCTTCTCATGACGTATGCCATGTTTCACACAATACTCTCTAAACTGGTGAGATGTGTACTCACCGCCGTTGTCGCTACGAAGGCACTTGAGAGGTTTCCCAATTTCCCTCTCCACCATGGCATGAAACTCCTGGAATGTCTGAAACACCTGGTCTTTAGATTTCAACAAATACACCCAAACCTTTCGTGAAGCATCATCAATATaagtaacaaaatatttatttcttccaaGTGACTCGACTTCCATGGGTCCACACACGTCTGAATAAACAAGATCTAACaaatttcctttctttgtagatggaacagaaaaactaactcttctttgttttccgaATA is from Malus sylvestris chromosome 5, drMalSylv7.2, whole genome shotgun sequence and encodes:
- the LOC126622313 gene encoding dof zinc finger protein 1-like, encoding MQQQQQEGGEQKEQQNQDQRLKAAEQQNQQPHGCPRCQSMNTKFCYYNNYSLSQPRYFCKACRRYWTQGGTLRNVPVGGGCRKGKRAKGGSSSASASRTVQPQPSQKEQDMQNNLGIGGGSVGMSTANPSGGLAIHHQYYPGSSHGYLSSFAGLQSLSQSQPFNVGGGHDPASNMSLLQGFNLSVPMVALQPQQRQQFFQVSGARSNSLLDQAALYPSEHDLWAPQSVVNRSSVNPSSSSAAAASDSALWTMGHNNPITTTTTTTTTTTSSSGGGPSLNPKQWPDLPGSYGSPN